GACATTACATTGACTCCGCAAGCGAGAGTTGTCTTCCATAGGTTGAATGAAGAGCATTTCGTTGATTCTGAAAGCGAGAGTTGACCTTCATAGGTTGAATGAAGGTCAATTTGTTTACTTCGAAAGCGAGGGCTGTTGTGCATAAGGTGAATGAAGAACATTACATTGGGTCTGAAAGCGAGAGTTGTCCTCCATAAAGTGGACGTACCCGACCGAATCCCGCTCATTTGGATCCGTGAAAACAGCCTTAATTTTTGAATAGGGTATTAATTTTACCCCTTATTGAGTGTTAGATAAGTGAAAAATCATTTTGTTTTCTTGGAGGATTTTTTCAAACGTAAAAGCTTAAACATTTATATGTAAAAAAATATTAGATCCATTCGAAGTAAGTGGACTATAACTAAAGATCTGCAACTTGGTGCAAGGTTAATTGTTCTTTGAAAAGGTTTAGTGGTTGAAAGCCATTAATTTTTAAAATGGGTTGGTTTGGATGTTGAGGATGAACATCATAAATCTCACCGTGTGCACCATTTCTAAGTTTAATCTTTGACCCTTTTAATTGATTCATTAAAGAATATGTAAATGGACGCACAATGGACATATCAAGACGTTTTGCCTGTGCATCCTTAATTAATTCTTCTATGGCATAATAGACAGACTTTTGTTCTTTATAGACTCGAATTGAACAAATAGCATCAAATGAATCTGCTACGGAAAGGATCTTTACAAAGAAAGGAATACTGTCACCTTTAATACTGCCAGGGTATCCTGTGCCATCTTCTCTCTCGTGATGTTTAAGAACCCCTTCTAAAATCAATGGATCTAACGATGTCGAAGACAATAAATCATATCCTAGACGAGGATGTTGTTTAATTAAATTGAATTCTTCATCTGTTAACCGAGTTGGTTTGTTGAGAATGGCTGGATCAATTTTAAATTTTCCCACATCATGAAATAATCCCAACCTCCCCAACATATGTTGATGTTCTTCTGGTAAACTCAGTAAATTACCAATTTTACTTGCAATCAAACCCACATTGATCGAATGCTTGAACAAATATTCGTCCTTTGAAAATTTCTCCATTATATCTAAGATTTCAACATCTTTTTCGACATATTCTTGATGGAGAATATCAAATTCACTCATTATCCCAAGAATTTCATTGTCTTCAAGATGTGTCTTTTTTCCTATCGTTTCTTGTAAACCTTTTATAGAAGTATATACATTCTTGTAGACCACTTCATTTAAAGGCCAAGGTTTTTCTTCTGAATTTTCATTTGAGCTCAAACCCCATTTAATTTGAGTCTTATGACTATTTAACCAGTCGATATGATTCTCTGTTAAAAGTGTCCCGCGCTTTAGTAGTAATACTCCAGAAACGGTATAAATATCTTCTTTAAGTCTCGTACCTTTCATCAGACTCATGTTCCAATACTCCTTGCTAATTTAATTACCTTATTTAAGTTTTAAGGTTTATTCGAATGATTGGCACCTCAAAACTAATAAGGACTATATTACTATATGGATTTTGTATGTTAAACAGTTTTATTTCTTGTTATTTCGACATAAACCTACAAGAAACCGTATGTAAACGTTAGTTGATAAAATATTTGTCGAAAACGTTCGTATTTGAGCACGAAAACCTGTTTTGATCTTATAGGTCTACATATGTCAATGTTTTTTTGTAAATCAACGGAGTGAAAGTTAACTATTTTTAATTTATGTTCATTATAAAGAACCGATGATGTCTAAAAAAGGCGAAGAAAAATTGCAGGTAAGGATTAATATTTAATTTTTCTTATAAATAGGCCCATTATGCTAGTTTCGCCTGATGTTTTAAATGGATAAGTTGAGTTATCCCTATTTTTTTACAGAAATAACTATAAATAATCTTTTATACGTGCTTGTGAAAAAAGTTAAATAAAGAATGAAAATATATGACAATCTTTTTTTGCTGTTATTATAAAAACGCTATTCCGGAGATAATAGGAATAATAGTAAAAAGACATACAGGTATCAAAATAGGGGGGGAGAGTATGCTTGTTGGTGTTTTGATCCTTAGTATTTTTATATCAATTGTTGAGATAAAAAAATGTATTTCCTTGATTTCTGATTTTCATTGGTTTGAATTAATTAGTGTTACACTTTTTGTGCTGTGCTTAAATAGTTTTTCGTTTAATTTTTACTCTTCAGGGTTTCCTTCTTTTGAGCTAAGCGAGATACTGTTGCAGTACATTATTGTCAATGTTCATTTTGAATTCATGTACCCTTTGTTATTCATTTTTGTCCTTACACAGTACAAAAGAAACAAGTTACGAATCGTTCGATATGGGTGGACTTTACTTTGGTTTATTGGATACCTATTATTACTTTTATTGGATCACTATTTGGGAGTGCTGCAACTAGGTCGTTTTTATATGTTTGCTATGGTCGCCGCTTCTTTTTACATTGTTATCAATATTTTTGCGTCAATATATTTCATGGGGAAGTTTAGAAAAATTCTAGCACGAGAGGGTATTATTCTTGAGTAATTTAAAGGAAATACTATATAAGATTTTTCAAGCAATCCAACCGAAATCATTTGATAAAAATGAATGGTTTATCTTGTTTATAACATGCTTGACTGTAGGGGTTGTTATCTATTTACATAAAAAGCATGGGAAAATGAAGATTTCTGAACAAATTTTTATTTTTTTGTTCAATTTCTATTTAGCATCCTTTGGTGATTATTTATTAGCAACAAAGCCGATTGATCTGTACGACACGATCGATCGAAACAAAGTCGAGTTTTTTGATATCCTTTTGGAAGTAATCGTATATCCAGCCACCATGACCATTTTCATGCATCTTTTTGTTCTATTCAAGATGAAAAAGTTTTCTTTCATTATCCTTGGAACGTGTGTGCTTATTTTATTAGAATGGATAGCAGAAACTTGGTTTTCAACTTATTCCTATAAAAAATGGAAGCTTATCTACAGTGTCCCTTTTTATGGCATAGTATTGACCGTCAATGTATACCTGTTAAGTTGGATTCAAAAAAAGCTACATAGTCATATAAATTTCTTAAAGGAAGACAAAATTTTATGATAGGACTTTGGATTGCCATAATTTTTTTTAATTTTATTGCCTTTAAGACGAATAAACGGCTAACGTCCAATCAAATTGTTCACATTTGGGCATTTACGGTCGCGTTTCAATTTCTTTTTGACTGGATTGTTGAAATTAAGTATTGTGCCTACTGGTATTTTGACAAAGGAGTAGATTGGAAAGGAATACCTAGCCATACAGTATTAATTGCTCCTGTAAATATGATGCTTCTAAATAATTTCCCGTTTAATTCCAGATTTTCAAAACAGGCTGTTACTATTGCCTGTTGGACTATAGGGGTAATCATGTACGAAGCAATCGCCTTACTTCCGAAGCCTTTCGGATACTTCCATTTGGGCTGGTGGAGGTTGTGGTATGACTTACTAATTGTTCCCATTCTGATTCTTATTTTATTAGGCTATTATAAGTGGATATGTAAATTAGAAAGGAAAGCGGCAATTCACATAAATAAAAGAGAATTTCGAAAATAAGCCTATGAGGTTTTGAAATCAGTATAAATAAAATAGCTAAATCATTGTATTCTAATATGAGGAGTTACGGATCAGGAGGATGTATGAAGTGGGATAAATGTTTGGAGAATAATTGGTTCTTCTAGGATCGATCATGGCGGGGAAGATTGCAATATGTTAATTGCTGAATAGTCGCTCGTAGGAAATAAAGTAGGACTAAAATATCTGGCTCATTCTTAAAAAAATGATATAATAATACGGCTGAAGAGCATAATGAAAATAAGATTCAATGTCTAGAGCGTAAAAGGGGAAAGTACTGTGACAAATTTTTTAGAAGTAAAAGAGTTAATCCAAAATAGAAGAAGCATTCGGAAATATAAAGACCATGACGTATCTAACGAGGATATTTATGAAATCCTCGATTGTGCACGTTATGCTCCATCGGATACGAATTCTCAGACTTGGGAATTTCTCGTCATAAAAAACCGAGAAAAAATAAAAAAAATTGAAGAAATGACATGGGATGCGCTTAGAGAGCGTGCGAAGGAAGCGGAAGAAAAGGGGTTTGAAAAAGAAGGGAAACTTCTTCTCCGTTCATTTGGACCATATGCGACCGCCTTCTCCGGTGCACCTGCATTGATCATTTGCTTAGCGACACCTTATAATTCGAAATTCAAGGAAAAAATATTTGATCCGATCGAACTCGTGGAAGAGTCTGTATGGGTGGAAGAAGGAATCAAATCAAGCTGCTTAGCATCACAAAATCTAATGCTTGCTGCGTATGCAAAAGGGTTAGGAACATGTCCAATGACGGGACCTGTGTTACTTGCCCAAGAAAGAATTCGTGAATATTTGGCGATCGAAAGAGTGAAAGAAATTAATATGGTCATCGCCCTTGGATATCCGGAAGAAACTCCGAAGAAAATGGCGCGTAAAGAAGTAAGCGAAATCTCAGTGATTATTGAATAATAGTAGGACAATTTAATTTAACAATAAGGTTGCTTCTGTATTGAATTTTGAGCTTCACGGATGGCTATATAGAGGTCTATTGTTCAATGCTAAATCCCAATTTCTCATTTACCGAGTAATTGGGATTTTTTATTTTGATTGATCCTAACTGATGTGAATTAGATTTTTATGAATGTCTACTGTTTAAACAGTCTTTTTTTATTCACAACATTAAAGTTTAGCAGAGTCTTCTAAATTCATTCAAAGGGGGAACCGTTTGGAAAAATGCGAAATTCCAACGTCAAGTCTATTTCCAGGTCGATTCCCCAAATATACAAGTGTAAAATAATAGGTTATTGCGCCATTGCTTCTTGATATTCGAATTTTAGTTTTTCGATGATTTTTTGGACGGATAGAATTTCCTTGATTTCATCTACCCTTGCACCAGCAAAAACAAGGCCATTTTGGACGTCACCTTCTACGGATTTAATCAATGAATCCAGTGTACAAAAACGATAAGAGCAGTTTTTTAGGCAATTTTGGCATTTCGTAATTTTAAGTTTATCTGAGCTGCTGATTAAATCAGTGAAATGATTGGTAATAGCCCTTCCTTGTAAGCCCACGGTCGTTTTAACTAAAATGGTATCTTCTTTACGGGCATCAACATATTTTTGCTTAAAAGAAAGTGGGGCATCACATTCCTCGCTTGCAACAAATCTTGTTCCCATTTGGACACCAGCTGCCCCCATTTGCAGAGCTTTAGCAATATCATGCCCTGTCATAATTCCACCTGCGGCAATAACTGGGACGGAAACTGCTTCGACCACTTCAGGAAGAATGTCAAAAAGAGGCCTGTCCGTTCCTAAATGTCCACCAGCTTCAAATCCCTCAACAACAACAGCAGCAGCTCCAAGCCGCTCAGAAATTTTCGCGAGTTTAGCAGAAGAAACTATTGAAATGACTGGAATTCCGGCTTGTTTTCCCCATGCATACATGTCTCTGGAAATTCCAGCACCTGAAATAATGAAATCCACTTTTTCTTCTAGTGCAGCTTTCATTTTTTCCGCAAAATCATTCATAGCAAATAATACATTGACACCGATATACCCTGTACCTTTTAAGAGATTTTTAGCTTTTCTAATATGTGTTCGCATATCTTCAACTGATATTCCTGTGCCAGATATAATTCCAATACCACCTTCATTTGCTACAGCTGAGGCTAGATTGCTTAATGAGATCCCGACGCCCATCCCACCTTGTAGGATTGGAACTGTAGGCATCATGTGCGAGATTTTCAGTTGTGGAAAGTTCAATTAAATTCCTCATTTCATCTAACTATTTTGTTTAACTATTATAAGATTCCATAAAAACACCTCTTCCAATAGTTACATTTGTCATTGTCATAAAAAGTTCAAAAATCTACAATACTGCATTTTAAGGGTGGGGATCTATTAATTTATAGGGATAATACCATTCAACTTAGAGAAAATGGTTATATGAAATAAGTGGTTCAGCTTATGAAGAATGATCGTTCAACTGGGGGAAAGACCTATTTTCATTCGGGCATACTGATTTTCCAGCTAGCCCGAATGAAAGATTGATAATCGCCATATTAAGTTTTCTTGATCTTCCCGAAAAAGATGGCGATTAGGTTAAAGATGTACCGAGAGTCGTTCGTTTAGCCTTCACTGGTTGGAGAGACAACTTGGAGCATTCGCTAAAAGCAAATTGTTTACAACCTATGCATTTTATCGTATCTAATTGGCTTAATGCTTTATTAAGTGCATCCCCTGTATGGTCAAAAAAGTTTCTTTCCCCAATTTCTTTATGTAACCCAGTAGAAAAAAGTAATTCTTTAGGCTGCTTCTGGATTCCAGAAATGATAAGGTGTTGTTTATGATGTTTTAATTGTTTAACGATTTTATGGAGGAGAGCCTCTCCCGAAGTATCAATGAATGGAACTTTGCTCATCCTTAATAGAAGCACTCGCGGTTTGGAGCGAAGAATTTCTTCCAGTTCCTCTTCAAATCGTTCAGTTGATCCAAAGAATAAAGGTCCTTCTAATGTATAAATATGAACTTGAGGACAGTTAGAACCTTTATTTACGATTTCAGGTTTCACTAGTTTATCAGCCGGGTCCGGTAAAACCTTTGATACTTTCAACGTACCACTCATTTTCCGCACAAAGGCTACCAGTGCTAAAAGGATGCCTCCACCAACTCCAGTCGTTAGATCAACAAATACAGTTAATAGGAAAGTAACGACTAATATTTTCGAGTCCATGGTTTTCGTTTTTAAGATTTGTACAAACTCTTTCCGTTCGCTCATGTTCCATGCGACGAACATAAGAATAGGGGCCATACTTGCTAATGGAATGACTGAGGCATACGGAGCAAACAGAACAAGCACTAGTAATACTACAATCCCATGAATCACACCAGAGAAAGAGGAAGCTGCACCGTTTTTAATATTTGTTGCTGTTCGGGCGATGGCTCCTGTAGCTGGAATTCCGCCAAATAATGGTGCAATCATATTGGCTAATCCTTGCGCAATGAGTTCTCTATTGCTGTTATGTTTAGTGTTGGTCATACTGTCCGCAACTAAGGCTGATAATAATGATTCAATTCCTCCAAGCATGGCAATAACAAGAGCTGCTGGGAGTAATTCAATCAGCAAATTCCCTGTGATATCTGGAAAATCAAAGGTTGGTAATTTATTAGGGATTTCTCCATAAGTTGATCCGATTGTTGCGACAGTGTTAGGAAAGAAAAAATAGGCAACGAGAGTTGATACAATCAATCCCATCAGTGATCCAGGGATTTTTGATACATATTTTTGGGCCAATATAACAATAGCCAAACTGATTACAGCTATCAAAATACTGTAGATATTTAGTGTGTGTAGATTCACAAAAATTTCCTTCATTTTTAAAATAAATGAATCTTCTTTTTTTAGGTTACTAAGACCTAAGAAATTAGAGATCTGGCCGGAAAAGATAATGACAGCGATTCCTGCTGTAAATCCGGTCACAACAGGGCGGGGGATAAACTTTATAAACCTTCCTAATTTGAATACACCCATGAGCAAAATCATGATCCCAGCTAAGAAGCCGGCGATTAACAGTTTTTCATATCCAAACTGCATAACAACCCCTAATAAGACAGGGACAAAGGCACCAGTTGGTCCTGCAATCTGATATTTAGATCCTCCAAAAAGCGAAATCATAATACCGGCAATGATGGTCGTATAAAGTCCATATTCCGGCCTTACCCCTGAAGCAATGGCAAAGGCCATCGCTAAAGGAATCGCTACAATTCCAACGATCAGCCCAGCTACTGCATCTTTCCGAAGATGGCTTAAGTTATACCTATTTAACTGTTTAATAGCTATCATATTTACTCGCTCCTGGTTTCCAGATTTGGTATGTACACACTTTTAGGGTTATATCCGTTTATCAACAGATCTAATTTTCCTGTTTCAGGGTCAATGATCATCCCATGAACAGGGATGTGTTTTGGGAATATCGGGTGGTTTTTGATAATATCGCAACTGTTTTTAACATTATCCTCCACACATTGAAAACCAGTCAGCCATTTGGACAAATCAATCCCTGCGTTAGCGAGTAGATCAAGCTGACTTTCGTCAATACCATTCTGTTTAGCTTTTTCAAGAATGGATGATGTTTCTAGACCCACCATGCCACATCCGTAATGTCCGATTACACACACTTCTTCAGCCTTTAATTCATAAATAGCGACTAGAATGCTTCGCATAATACTGCCGAAAGGGTGGGAGACAGTTGCACCAGCATTTTTGATTATTTTCGCATCACCGTTTCCTATCCCCATCGCCTTCGGAAGTAATTCCAGTAAACGGGTATCCATACAAGTTAGGATCACTAGTTTTTTATCTGGATATTTTGTCGTTTTAAACTCTTGATACCTGTGTTGATCAACAAAAGTCTTGTTAAAATCTAGAATTTCAGAAATTGTATACATAGATTTTTCCTCCTTTAATCAATCACCTATTAATTGGTATGGAAATTAATGGTTTGCAACCAAAGAAAACTATAAATGTAAATTGAGAAAAATTCTGGTATTTTTTGTGAACAAATTGTTAACTACACAAAATTGAGACAATAGTATGTTTTAGAAAAATATCTTTATAGGGGTTATGAACCAAAAAGGCTGATTTTCTAAATATAAAAACAGTCGAAGTGGGGGAAGTACTTATGTTAAGTGAAAAGTTAATTCTTTATAAAGAAATTGGATATTTTGTTAATAAGAAATGTAATAATCAAGGTTTAAGAAAAAAAGTAAGTAGAAAAATAAGTAAATATTAGGGGGAGTATAAAAATGATAAACTATGACAATCGTATTTGCTTCAATTGAAAATACAGCTAACGGTGAAGTCTCTTTAAAAACAACTTTTCAATATAAGCAAGAGGGGAATATGATCACTGCAACGTATAGTGGAGGTTCTATCGTCAAAGGTTTCCTAATTGGTATGGCAAAGGAAGATGGTTACCTAGAGTTTAAATATAACCACGTTAATACCAATAATAAAATTAGAGGAGAATGTGTTTCGACGCCTGAAGTCTTAGGTGATGGGCAAATTAGACTGTATGAGAAATGGATATGGATTGATGCCGAAGGAAGTGAGGGTAATTCAATTATTGAAGAAGTGTAAACAGGTACATAATTTTTTTGAAAAAACAGCTAGTTTTTTTAAAAATTTAACGCAAGGGGCTTGGCTAAAGCCAAATAAGCCAACCAATAGACCTAATAATCTGAACGACTTTCATCATTCCTTATTTCCTCAAATTCTCTGTATGTGGAGAAAATAGAGAGTACTGCACAAATAATAACATTTTCAAGTATATTGTAAGGAGAGTTAAAAAGAAGAACAAATACGCTAAGAAAAGAGAAACAGAAAATATAATCCCTTAAATAGGTCATGATAAGGACCATTCCTAAATACGCTTTTTCTTCATTCATTATTAAAACCTCCATTTGTATTCCATTTCATTGTAGTTTGGATTATGGTAATAAAGAAATAGGAAAATAGTAAATGTATTGTAAAATTATTGTAAATGAAAACGATCGATAAATTCTAAAATAAAAGAATTTATTGATCGTCTTTTTTTATAATAAGAAGCACAGAATGATAGGAGGTAAATACTCGGTTATAACATTTACAGTTTCAGTATTAAGTTTAACAATCCATAGATAAATATAACTGGAATAATTATGGATATTGGTTTTGTCAGTCTTAATTGCGTTAATTAAAGAATTAATTGGATTATGGTACTTAAATAACTCAATCAACCCAATGAAGGCACTGAACAGCTACTGACTAAATTTTATGAATATTCCTTGACAGGAATATTCATGTTATATATAATGTCAATAACAGGAAAATAATGAAGATGATGTAAATTTGGTTTTACCGGTGACCATCATTTGACGAGGTGAACAACATGTCAGGGAAGATTCCGGGCGAGAACATGACGACGCTTAGTGCTTTGTCTGAACCAAATCGTATGAATATCGTCGAACTCTTACGTGACGGCCCTCTGACAGTGGGAGAAATCGCCGACCAGTTGGGATTGAAGCAGCCCCAAACTTCGAAGCATCTAAAAGTGCTTAGCGACAACGGGATTGTAGAAGTGAAGGCAGAAGCCAACCGCCGCATCTACAAGCTCCGGCCCGAGCCCTTCCAAGCGCTGGATTCTTGGATACAGTCCTTTCAGCGTGTGATTCAAGAAAGATTCGACAATCTAGATGCTTATTTGAAGGAATTACAGAACAAGGAAAATTCTTAAATCATTTCATTTTCAAGGAGGAAAAACGATGTCAAATAACACATTGGTTTCGAGAGTAGAGAACGAACGAGTACTGGTATTGGAGCGTGTATTCGATGCGCCACGCGATCTTGTATTCAAAATGTTTAAAGAGCCGGAGCACCTGCAACACTGGTGGGGACCTAGGGGCTGGGAGATACCTGTTTGCACCATTGATTTCCGTCCAGGAGGAGTTTGGCACTACTGTATGAAGTGTGTCGATCAAAATCAGGGTCAATTTTTTGGTATGGAATCCTGGGGTAAAGGAGTTTATAAGGAGATTATCGAGCCGGAGAAGATTATCTACACCGATTACTTTTCGGATGCAGAGGGCAATTTGAATGACTCGATGCCTTCGACAGAAATCACTCTGGAATTCATCGATTTGGCTGGGAAAACGAAGCTGATCAACAGTGCTGAATATGTGTCTCCAGAGGCACTTAAGACCGTTATGGACATGGGCATGCTGCAGGGCATCACAGAAACCTGGGATCGTTTGAACGAGCTTTTGGTGTCGCTGAAGTAGATTTACCGTAACACTTTCACGCTTAGTAAGTTATGACTTAAACGTTACACGTTGATGAGATTGTAAATAGGATTTTAAGCAGTGTATTTCATACAATGAAAATTATCACTTTTCCAGAAGTTCTATACAAATTACGAGGGCGATGCTTAAATAGGGGCACCGCCTTTTGATTACCCTTGATTAAGCGATAAGCAGTGAAGGAGAATCCCCCGTAGAATACGAAGAAAAGGTAGATTTTTTCAGTGTGTGTCGTTTAATGCGTTCACTTCAACAGAAAGAACGCTACATTAAACACTTATATGAAAAATTTGTTTAAACCCAGATTTTCCGCTTGGTGTGATTTTTACAGCCCGAATAGATGGGACTTGTACAATCCAACCTATTTCCAAAAAGTGTGTAAGAAGTCCCCTTCCTAAGGCGCCAGCAAGATGATGTTGACGCTCACTCCAGTCTAAACATGCGTAAGAAAATTGTCGCCGCTTTCTCTTCAATTCACTTAAATGAATGCCGAAATCAGTAAAGAACAGTTCTCCTTTAGGTGTAACCACAAATTCTTTTTCTTTTTTATCCAAATAACCCAAATTCAACATTGATTCGGTTAAATCGACTCCTAACCTTCCTGCTAAATGGTCATAGCAAGTTCTGGCATCCCGAAGTAATTTCAATTGGCTGGATTGTTTTAACGAACGTATTTCAGGAGGTGGAGAAATCGTTAGAAACGATTCTAAAATATGCGCCACTTCTCTGTTGGCTAGCTGATAATACCGATGACGCCCGTATTTTTCAACTTTAATAAGGTTCCCCTCGGCTAATTTTGAAAGGTGAAAGCTGGCTGTTTGAGGTGTAATTGCAGCCATATAAGCTAATTCACTTGCTGTATGAAAACGACCGTCCATTAAAATGGTTAGCATTGTTGCCCTTGACGTTTCTCCAAGAAGAGAGGCGATTTCCGCTACATTAGGATTAATACCCATTCAGATCATCCTTTCTGCATTCCATTCTTCGATCATAATTGAAATGTTTATCATTTACAATAAATTGCAACAAATAAAGGAGGTAACATGTTGAACACAAATTATGCAGTAATATGGATTCCCTGGATAATGAGTATTCAGATATATAAAAAGATCTTTTGTTTTTTAAGTCTTTGTAAGAAGCAGACCGTTATCTGAATATGATACAATGAATTTGAAATACTTGTATAAATATAGAAATGTTAGAAAATTTAGGAGGTAATGAAATGTTTACATCTGTAAATGATTTCTTAAACGAATGGAAACAAGAAGCAGCTGTTACGCAAAAAGTGCTGGATGTTTTGACGGATGAATCGTTAAATCAGGAGGTTTCCCCAGGCTTAAACAGCATTGGAAGTTTGGCTTGGCATATTACTGGAGCAGTTTACTACTTTCCTTCGCAGGTTGGATTAAAATTCGAAGTTCCTAATCTTCAACAAGAGGCACCGAAATCAGCTGCTGAAATCAGTGAGACATACAAATTAGTAAGTGAGCGGTTAACACGAGCATTTTCTGAACAAGTTACAGATGAAAAAATGAACGAAATCGTGAATTTATTTGGAATGAACATGCCTGTTCAGGCTGTTTACCGTCTGCTAATTCAACATCAGGCCCATCATCGCGGACAATTGACTGTTCTAATGAGACAAGCTGGATTGAAAGTTCCTGGTGTATATGGTCCTAGCAAAGAAGAATGGGAAGCATTGAAAGCTCAAAAAAGCTAATAAGTCATGATGAAAAAAATCGGCAACCTGCCGATTTTTTTTGTATATCAGAATGTACTAATTTCTTCAAAAGCCCAGAAAACAAACGCCTTTACAAAATAGTTCATGTATAAAATGTATGGATTTCACAAAAAGTATGGAGGAATTTGACAATGTAGTTACTCAGCTGGGGTGAACCATTATAATACTTCTCTTGATTCTTTCCATCTGTTTCACCGGTTATATGATCAAGAAAGTAGTATCATTAACTGCATACTTTCATTGGTTAGAGCTATTTTCAAATACGTTCTTTGTGCTGGGATGTAACTCGTAGGTGTTCTGTTGTTATACTTCGATGTATCCATCCCTTAAACCGTTCCGCCTTGGCGATTACCAGAATGAGCTGGGCCTGATCGATAGCCGCTACGCGCCTCATAGTACAGCAGCCAGTCCTGGAGGTGCTGTTGTGTACTGGATGTCGGCGTAAATGCAACTCTCAATAAGCTGCTATCTATTGGAGCGAAAGAGTACGAGGCACCCACAGAACGTGGAGAGAGGTTCATCAATGCCTCCGTGGTCGATCCCTTTGGAAATATCATTGGTATTATGTACAATCAGCACTATTTAGAGGTTCTGGATTCGTTCAGAAATTCATAATACTCTCCGATGTCGCATTTAAATGGTTGTTTTTCAAACAGATCCAAATGAACCGACGATAGGGACAGGTACTCAAGAGGATCCAGCAAACCAGTCCGAAAGAGCCTTCGATTCGGACAGAATCGCAAGAGAATCCTGCAAACCAGTCCGAAAGAACTCGAGAAAGGGACAGGTTCGCAAGAAAATCCAGCAAACCAGTCCGAAAGAACTCGAGAAAGGGACAGGTTCGCAAGAAAATCCAACGAAGCTGTCCGAAAGAACTCCTGATAAGGACAGGGTTGCTAAAAAATCCACCAAACCAGTCCGAAAAAACCCTCGATAGGGACAGGTACTCAAGAGAATCCAGCAAATCAGTCCGAAAGAA
Above is a genomic segment from Neobacillus endophyticus containing:
- a CDS encoding DinB family protein — translated: MFTSVNDFLNEWKQEAAVTQKVLDVLTDESLNQEVSPGLNSIGSLAWHITGAVYYFPSQVGLKFEVPNLQQEAPKSAAEISETYKLVSERLTRAFSEQVTDEKMNEIVNLFGMNMPVQAVYRLLIQHQAHHRGQLTVLMRQAGLKVPGVYGPSKEEWEALKAQKS
- a CDS encoding ArsR/SmtB family transcription factor, which produces MGINPNVAEIASLLGETSRATMLTILMDGRFHTASELAYMAAITPQTASFHLSKLAEGNLIKVEKYGRHRYYQLANREVAHILESFLTISPPPEIRSLKQSSQLKLLRDARTCYDHLAGRLGVDLTESMLNLGYLDKKEKEFVVTPKGELFFTDFGIHLSELKRKRRQFSYACLDWSERQHHLAGALGRGLLTHFLEIGWIVQVPSIRAVKITPSGKSGFKQIFHISV